In Microbacterium lushaniae, the following are encoded in one genomic region:
- a CDS encoding PucR family transcriptional regulator — MTAGKTKPAEKAETLAWLRRISGDLATATIKRLDDSLPWYAEMPPARRSAVGLVAQAGITSFIQWYDDPTSTPWIAADIFAVAPRELLRSVSLQQTLQLIRATVEVTEERVTGRSDDVRDAILLYSREVAFAAADVYARAAEARGLWDARLEALVVDSILTGEADEELPSRIAALGWHGHGEVAVLVGTTPPQLDVDQLRRTARKLGVDVLIGVQGTRLVLVVGRAQPARNDDTTPELPFVEITRRLEPGFGTGHLVLGPTVPALVDAGQSARAALAGFAVARAWRGAPRPVEADDLLPERALAGDPLAKQTLVERIYRPLHTHSTDLVSTLWSYLDNGRSLEATARELFVHPNTVRYRLKRVSEVIGWDATGPREALILQTALILGAIGTDATRRRPTTLRRTPQ, encoded by the coding sequence ATGACCGCGGGTAAGACCAAGCCCGCCGAGAAAGCCGAGACGCTGGCGTGGCTGCGCCGGATCTCGGGGGATCTGGCGACGGCGACCATCAAGCGCCTCGACGACTCCCTCCCCTGGTACGCCGAGATGCCACCGGCCCGCCGCTCAGCGGTGGGCTTGGTGGCGCAGGCGGGCATCACCTCGTTCATCCAGTGGTACGACGACCCCACGTCCACGCCGTGGATCGCGGCCGACATCTTCGCTGTCGCGCCGCGGGAACTGCTGCGCAGCGTGAGCCTGCAGCAGACGCTGCAGCTCATCCGCGCGACGGTGGAAGTGACGGAGGAGCGCGTCACCGGCCGCAGCGACGACGTCCGCGACGCGATCCTGCTGTACTCGCGTGAAGTCGCCTTCGCCGCCGCCGACGTCTACGCGCGAGCGGCGGAGGCCCGGGGCCTGTGGGACGCACGTCTGGAAGCACTCGTGGTGGATTCGATCCTCACCGGCGAGGCCGACGAGGAGCTGCCCAGCCGCATCGCGGCGCTGGGCTGGCACGGTCACGGAGAGGTCGCCGTGCTCGTGGGCACCACTCCCCCGCAGCTCGATGTCGATCAACTGCGTCGCACCGCCCGCAAGCTCGGCGTAGACGTGCTGATCGGCGTGCAGGGCACACGGCTGGTCCTCGTGGTGGGGCGCGCGCAGCCGGCCCGCAACGACGACACCACCCCCGAGCTCCCGTTCGTCGAGATCACCCGGCGCCTTGAGCCCGGATTCGGCACCGGCCACCTCGTCCTGGGCCCCACCGTCCCCGCCCTCGTCGACGCCGGACAGAGCGCCCGCGCGGCGCTCGCAGGATTCGCGGTGGCACGTGCGTGGCGCGGCGCCCCGCGCCCCGTCGAGGCGGACGACCTGCTCCCCGAACGAGCCCTGGCCGGCGACCCTCTCGCCAAGCAGACCCTCGTCGAGCGCATCTACCGCCCGCTGCACACCCACAGCACCGATCTCGTGTCCACCCTGTGGAGCTACCTCGACAACGGCCGTTCCCTCGAGGCGACCGCCCGCGAGCTGTTCGTGCACCCGAACACCGTGCGCTACCGCCTAAAGCGCGTGTCGGAGGTCATCGGATGGGATGCGACCGGCCCGCGGGAAGCGCTCATCCTGCAGACGGCTCTCATCCTCGGCGCGATCGGTACGGATGCGACGCGCCGCCGCCCCACGACGCTCAGAAGGACACCGCAATGA